CCAGTTTGCCATCATCAACAATCTAATTATGAAGTATGGAGGGAAACAAATGTTGATGAAGGGCTTGTTGGGCATTTCAAAGATTATTAcctataattttcttttttccagatATTACAACGTTGACTCAACAACCGTTGATTGGACTTCTCTGGTTTATATGGTTACTTACGTGCGTTACATTTACATTTCCATTCAAATTTATAGAGCATGTCCATTCAGAGTTATTTTCACAATTTGGTTTAGATTCCGCTTATTTTTCCTGGGGCCTGGATTATGGACAAAGTGGTAagaatcattttattctttccttccgctgaataaatattttaaaaaataaatattaaatctCTGTTGTGTCAGGGATTACGAATAACGCTCCTAATGGGAGCCTTCGGAACAGCTTTAGGAGCGTGGATCAAAGTTCTGGGCGTTGCTCCAGATCTTTTCTATGTGGCTCTCATTGGTCAGACGATAACGGCCATGTCGCAGGTTTGATTCTtggaattatttgtttatttcttaatATAGTATTTGTAAGTTATTGCCTTTATTTTATAAGTTaaattgacttattttttacTTAACATGCTGACAGGTTTTCATTCTCGGTGTTCCACCCAATGTCGCTGCCGTCTGGTTCGGAGCGGAACAAGTTTCTTCAGCGTGTTCAATAGGTGTTTTTGGCAACCAGGTCTGTTGTAATAGACACGAGTAAAACTCTGGATTGTTGCACGACAATCCACTTTGTCTGATCACATTCACGACAGACTGAATAGcgagttttaaatatttccaaaaactGAACTAACCAGACTTGTCTTACATCAGTTAGGCGTGGCCCTCGGCTTTTTTCTGCCCCCTATTTTGGTAAAGGACCACGAAAATATCGATGATATTGGAGCCGATTTGAAACTCATGTTCTACATTGTGGCGGGCGTCTGCACGGCCTTATTCATTGTAGTAGTGATCGGTAAAGtccattatttttccaaagatATTTTCAATATCTTAACTTCAAAAAGGTATTCGATACAGGATTTCAAGCTAAACCGCCTCTTCCTCCGAATGCGGCACGCATTGCACCTCAATCGTCACAGCCGGTGACCTACTACCAGTCAGTCAAAACGATTGTCACTAACAAGAATTACATTTTGCTTTTGATTACGTACGGAATCAATGCCGGTGTCTTTTACGCTATGTCTACCCTGCTCAACCAAACTGTGCTTCGACATTTTCcggtattttaaatttatataggCTATACCTCACTGAATTATGTCAAGTTTAAAATGACAACATTATTGAG
The window above is part of the Daphnia pulex isolate KAP4 chromosome 3, ASM2113471v1 genome. Proteins encoded here:
- the LOC124189690 gene encoding feline leukemia virus subgroup C receptor-related protein 2-like isoform X2, producing MLVIFLLVSMSSAFQWIQFAIINNLIMKYYNVDSTTVDWTSLVYMVTYIPLIFPGAWIMDKVGLRITLLMGAFGTALGAWIKVLGVAPDLFYVALIGQTITAMSQVFILGVPPNVAAVWFGAEQVSSACSIGVFGNQLGVALGFFLPPILVKDHENIDDIGADLKLMFYIVAGVCTALFIVVVIGFQAKPPLPPNAARIAPQSSQPVTYYQSVKTIVTNKNYILLLITYGINAGVFYAMSTLLNQTVLRHFPGEEENAGRIGLTIVVCGMFGSVVCGIILDKTHKFRETTLVVYGLAVAGMVAYTFTFELQYIVITFVTAGAVGFFMTGYLPVGFEFAAELTYPEPEVTSSGLLNASAQVFGIVFTIIGGWLLSNYGDLVCNGSLSAALFFGAALSLFIRSDLRRQRANQMEAFRANEAI